One genomic region from Rosa rugosa chromosome 1, drRosRugo1.1, whole genome shotgun sequence encodes:
- the LOC133742433 gene encoding B3 domain-containing protein Os11g0197600-like isoform X2, producing MGHEFKACVECTEKCLLVHGNKSDASPVITSFVTVMSGNEFSKFMELPPNVARAVSLADQSTVIEDSQGLRWNVAISSMDGSFAFHHGWNAFSLDHDLQLGNILVFTYIRGSHFAVKIYDNSGCELSSFETDQKKRKRDDRDSIFKGGWCYATDKSSMSKDGSGTCGCSDAEISKRLDEVNGKGKAPITTQFASNCDDRKEAGSVNSPVAKDVGSTVIPSDGSELERTLKNSDHEVKVKKEEPSEIHSCTETSGELLSTLAVIPEENEETISAVSTRATKKCRTGDGSGGEEAISRDQRLKPDHPTFVVMMQEPSYLTTALKLDINFAQKYDLSRRNVNLQIPNGSTWPVICSVTSEDGIRYTSEGVARHRYPSWCIREEVARIRYRGWIKFATDNGLQVGDTCVFEMVKQQPEITFLVHIIRATYATKLHFNNISQNMKLRRIP from the exons ATGGGTCACGAATTCAAAGCTTGTGTGGAATGCACTGAGAAGTGTTTGCTGGTTCATGGGAACAAGAGTGATGCTTCACCTGTTATAACTTCTTTTGTCACAGTCATGTCTGGAAACGAGTTTTCTAAATTTATG GAATTGCCTCCAAATGTTGCTCGTGCTGTGTCTTTGGCTGATCAATCGACTGTCATTGAAGATTCACAGGGGCTGCGATGGAATGTTGCAATCTCAAGTATGGATGGCTCCTTTGCTTTTCATCATGGATGGAATGCTTTTTCATTAGATCATGACCTACAACTAGGAAATATTCTGGTCTTCACTTACATTAGGGGTTCACATTTTGCTGTTAAAATCTATGATAACTCTGGGTGTGAACTAAGTTCTTTTGAGACCgatcagaagaaaagaaaaagggatgACAGAGATTCTATTTTCAAAGGTGGTTGGTGCTATGCAACTGATAAAAGTTCAATGAGCAAAGACGGTTCAGGCACCTGTGGTTGCTCAGATGCAGAGATAAGTAAACGGTTGGATGAAGTGAATGGCAAGGGGAAAGCTCCAATCACCACACAGTTTGCTTCAAATTGTGATGATAGAAAGGAAGCTGGCTCCGTTAACAGCCCAGTGGCTAAAGATGTAGGGAGTACAGTAATTCCTTCAGATGGATCTGAGTTGGAAAGGACTCTGAAAAATAGCGATCATGAAGTCAAGGTAAAAAAGGAAGAACCTTCTGAAATACATTCATGCACCGAGACCTCTGGAGAACTCTTATCAACACTTGCTGTAATTCcggaagaaaatgaagagacCATCTCTGCTGTGTCAACCAGAGCTACAAAAAAATGCCGCACTGGCGATGGATCAG GAGGTGAGGAAGCGATTTCAAGAGATCAGAGGCTCAAACCCGATCATCCCACTTTTGTTGTCATGATGCAAGAACCCTCCTACCTTACAACTGCCTTG AAACTTGATATAAACTTTGCCCAAAAATATGATTTATCGAGACGCAATGTTAACCTACAGATTCCAAATGGGAGCACTTGGCCTGTTATTTGCTCTGTCACCAGCGAAGACGGAATCCGCTACACCAGCGAAGGAGTTGCAAGACACCGCTATCCCAGTTGGTGTATCAGAGAAGAAGTTGCAAGAATCCGCTATCGTGGTTGGATAAAATTTGCAACAGACAATGGGCTGCAAGTAGGGGATACTTGTGTGTTTGAGATGGTAAAGCAGCAGCCTGAAATAACGTTCTTAGTTCACATAATCCGAGCTACTTACGCTACTAAGCTCCATTTCAACAATATTTCCCAGAACATGAAGTTACGAAGAATTCCGTAG
- the LOC133742433 gene encoding B3 domain-containing transcription factor VRN1-like isoform X3, with amino-acid sequence MYLAGVTIFIQTGTEMGHEFKACVECTEKCLLVHGNKSDASPVITSFVTVMSGNEFSKFMELPPNVARAVSLADQSTVIEDSQGLRWNVAISSMDGSFAFHHGWNAFSLDHDLQLGNILVFTYIRGSHFAVKIYDNSGCELSSFETDQKKRKRDDRDSIFKGGWCYATDKSSMSKDGSGTCGCSDAEISKRLDEVNGKGKAPITTQFASNCDDRKEAGSVNSPVAKDVGSTVIPSDGSELERTLKNSDHEVKVKKEEPSEIHSCTETSGELLSTLAVIPEENEETISAVSTRATKKCRTGDGSGGEEAISRDQRLKPDHPTFVVMMQEPSYLTTALIPNGSTWPVICSVTSEDGIRYTSEGVARHRYPSWCIREEVARIRYRGWIKFATDNGLQVGDTCVFEMVKQQPEITFLVHIIRATYATKLHFNNISQNMKLRRIP; translated from the exons ATGTATCTTGCAGGTGTAACAATATTCATCCAAACAGGAACAGAGATGGGTCACGAATTCAAAGCTTGTGTGGAATGCACTGAGAAGTGTTTGCTGGTTCATGGGAACAAGAGTGATGCTTCACCTGTTATAACTTCTTTTGTCACAGTCATGTCTGGAAACGAGTTTTCTAAATTTATG GAATTGCCTCCAAATGTTGCTCGTGCTGTGTCTTTGGCTGATCAATCGACTGTCATTGAAGATTCACAGGGGCTGCGATGGAATGTTGCAATCTCAAGTATGGATGGCTCCTTTGCTTTTCATCATGGATGGAATGCTTTTTCATTAGATCATGACCTACAACTAGGAAATATTCTGGTCTTCACTTACATTAGGGGTTCACATTTTGCTGTTAAAATCTATGATAACTCTGGGTGTGAACTAAGTTCTTTTGAGACCgatcagaagaaaagaaaaagggatgACAGAGATTCTATTTTCAAAGGTGGTTGGTGCTATGCAACTGATAAAAGTTCAATGAGCAAAGACGGTTCAGGCACCTGTGGTTGCTCAGATGCAGAGATAAGTAAACGGTTGGATGAAGTGAATGGCAAGGGGAAAGCTCCAATCACCACACAGTTTGCTTCAAATTGTGATGATAGAAAGGAAGCTGGCTCCGTTAACAGCCCAGTGGCTAAAGATGTAGGGAGTACAGTAATTCCTTCAGATGGATCTGAGTTGGAAAGGACTCTGAAAAATAGCGATCATGAAGTCAAGGTAAAAAAGGAAGAACCTTCTGAAATACATTCATGCACCGAGACCTCTGGAGAACTCTTATCAACACTTGCTGTAATTCcggaagaaaatgaagagacCATCTCTGCTGTGTCAACCAGAGCTACAAAAAAATGCCGCACTGGCGATGGATCAG GAGGTGAGGAAGCGATTTCAAGAGATCAGAGGCTCAAACCCGATCATCCCACTTTTGTTGTCATGATGCAAGAACCCTCCTACCTTACAACTGCCTTG ATTCCAAATGGGAGCACTTGGCCTGTTATTTGCTCTGTCACCAGCGAAGACGGAATCCGCTACACCAGCGAAGGAGTTGCAAGACACCGCTATCCCAGTTGGTGTATCAGAGAAGAAGTTGCAAGAATCCGCTATCGTGGTTGGATAAAATTTGCAACAGACAATGGGCTGCAAGTAGGGGATACTTGTGTGTTTGAGATGGTAAAGCAGCAGCCTGAAATAACGTTCTTAGTTCACATAATCCGAGCTACTTACGCTACTAAGCTCCATTTCAACAATATTTCCCAGAACATGAAGTTACGAAGAATTCCGTAG
- the LOC133725601 gene encoding uncharacterized protein LOC133725601 isoform X4 — translation MAKKLCTRRELLDRWRGIEEEADEDDDRIEPSKRHRLHKNKEQWFADTFNFLICLPKENHIWCGSWDLMGPLLETFYNYFNDEHSDSPLRQLWRRISEEMRQCIQCISQHYQTQEMYSTEYESSSIGPLLDVLRRLDEERVTQHLIEMNTTLARKEYDPARDNAEVVSVMYEVLMFPVLLDDGSLFIEFEKFIEAVDNMHELALAGQQQFPGVYALFFFKRRVRSVGHRLAGSMGKLRRAVDLEPLQPLLKKFIGMLETEVLPSTLNTSRARVQLDRTSIWIGVKTLLGFLEPPAFEEGILERYPIFLDIVLNHISGDSSEFSHAVACLRKIFEMLGCELWLRSTLAPGVMRDTLLGQCFHTRNEKSHKDIFDLFQPFLQSLEALQDGEHEKQRRHFLYFLLHQVTVSSNFSALTRQRACQISLLIVHRGYTMNPPCPPYECAHMWGPSLVSSLKDSLLHSSLRQPALDLIQTIIVSDAAALISSVLKMHPPLSSEKNLSFQLNDEDEDGVPLSLDTEEKDTSSWSEFSLQGKITSRESREWMCIPMLWIDVLVDTNLSVLPISFSKAVFWARSRFSMVEPESSAEMALPVRTWLSSSATEISPTFGWKVPTGSDDGGEGKESKNSIKVSTMPLPLVRMFNRLTAHFVVQVGQGELRKQWTWEPRMGESLFLALIDPDDNVRQFGKCILEQVSNTRGLSCGLNFLCSHRSSVSAVFFGLRHAVKLVQLDTVVLNFQTLHHFFFVLRKLLNEGDIPESDHLKMARLSSQGGFLRQPIFDPPAVNVSGHPSNVDSKLLGRFCYLLSETAWPSICGCLLEGKAFINNSVCQMTCVRILEIIPCVFERLYFFSYKPSGISGTLANTCDFSWLHDIMDWGKSSLKVVVIYWQRTITSLLKLLKGTCNSAMASTINIIEKIISCDCVSMDELMEQVSLLSVSLSKEASSSIGKTNIQSKGLFPEGLSLEKKYSVPYVKNLSIEDPDVQVPHSSMEDNRKHSNNMIVLSDDETEVVLPSEAVLSDTKMSLCMMDDKTVASTVDKSTSYNDSVKKKLSGVDTSKALTAYQKIDATDATGLASQKQDSDRSIEKQQPVSLIKSKDVDNSRKEIIPDCNINDSFKFKGTVKSSDNAVSSKKLSQACNNMSLKEGCALLKQMVCDDEEDPLDSALNSVRRQQSFVPKPSISAPKRQLIQLQSPSQNRAGHLHRLEGRKRFQPPRLDEWYRPILELDYFALVGVASASENDKHKVAKLKEVPVNFQSPEQYVGIFCPLVLEEFKAQLHSSFLEMSSWEEVYFGSLSVLSVERIDDFHLVRFAHDVNDSIASSSFSENDLVLLTKEPPQKSSHDVHMLGKVERRERDNKRRLNILLIRFYLLSGTSRLHQARRNLLERSKWHASRVMNITSQLREFQALSLIKDIPLLPIILKPVNDSLDSSVSKEVDLSKLSLPLERILKSSFNDSQLQAISIATATPRRKKDFDLSLIQGPPGTGKTRTILAIVSALLASPPQKIDSEKKFLDSSSKRISVPKINQAAAIARAWQDAALARQLNEDVQRNTKSIESSMRGRVLICAQSNAAVDELVSRISSHGLYGSDGKTYKPYLVRVGNVKTVHPNSLPFFLDTIVDQRLADERMKLNDTKNDLSLESSIALRANLEKLVDRIRFYEAKRANLSDHNTDLKSSDDTCKEDDGKEMSDAEIAFKLRKLYEEKRQIYKDLSSVQQQEKKINEEIKGLRYKLRKSILREAEIVVTTLSGCGGDLYGVCSESMSSHKFSSPSEHTLFDAVVIDEAAQALEPAALIPLQLLKSTGTKCIMVGDPKQLPATVLSNVASKFLFECSMFERLQRAGHPVIMLTKQDAPRHMSVSFYAFL, via the exons ATGGCCAAGAAGCTGTGCACGAGAAGAGAGCTACTGGACCGATGGAGAGGCATTGAGGAAGAAGCAGACGAAGACGACGATCGCATTGAGCCTTCTAAACGTCACCGTCTTCACAAGAACAAAGAGCAATG GTTTGCAGATACATTTAATTTCTTGATCTGTTTGCCAAAAGAAAATCATATTTGGTGTGGGTCATGGGATTTAATGGGGCCTCTTCTGGAGACATTTTACAACTATTTTAATGATGAGCATAGTGATTCTCCTCTTAGACAACTATGGAGGAGAATCTCTGAGGAAATGCGGCAATGTATCCAGTGCATTTCCCAGCATTATCAAACCCAAGAAATGTATAGCACTGAATATGAGTCGAGTTCTATTGGACCCCTTCTGGATGTTTTGCGAAGGCTTGATGAGGAAAGGGTGACACAACACTTGATAGAGATGAATACTACATTAGCTCGAAAGGAATATGATCCTGCCCGTGATAATGCTGAAGTTGTTAGTGTCATGTATGAG GTTTTAATGTTCCCTGTACTGTTGGATGATGGGTCCCTATTCATTGAATTTGAAAAATTTATCGAAGCAGTTGATAATATGCATGAACTGGCCTTGGCTGGACAGCAGCAGTTTCCG GGTGTTTATgcattatttttcttcaaaaGAAGAGTGCGCTCTGTTGGTCATCGTTTAGCTGGTTCAATGGGAAAACTGAG GAGAGCAGTAGACTTGGAACCCTTGCAGCCTTTGCTTAAAAAATTCATTGGCATGTTGGAAACAGAAGTGTTACCATCAACTTTGAATACTTCAAGGGCCAGAGTGCAGCTGGACCGCACATCCATATGGATAGGAGTCAAAACTCT GCTTGGGTTCTTAGAACCTCCAGCTTTTGAAGAAGGGATATTAGAACGCTATCCCATTTTCCTTGATATTGTCCTCAATCATATTAGTGGTGATTCATCAGAGTTCTCTCATGCAGTTGCTTGCTTGAGAAAAATCTTTGAAATGCTCG GGTGTGAGCTCTGGTTGAGGTCTACGTTGGCTCCTGGCGTGATGCGTGATACTCTACTGGGCCAGTGTTTCCATACTCGAAATGAGAAAAGCCATAAGGACATATTTGATCTTTTCCAGCCTTTTCTGCAG TCTCTTGAAGCTTTGCAAGATGGGGAACATGAAAAGCAGCGCAGGCATTTTCTGTATTTTCTCCTCCATCAGGTGACTGTGAGCAGTAACTTCAGTGCCTTAACAAGACAAAGGGCTTGCCAG ATATCGCTGCTTATTGTACATCGAGGTTACACAATGAACCCACCCTGTCCTCCTTATGAATGTGCACATATGTG GGGCCCTTCACTTGTGTCATCTCTGAAAGATTCTTTGCTTCACAGCTCACTAAGACAACCTGCCTTAGATCTCATACAAACTATCATAGTGTCTGATGCTGCTGCATTAATAAGTTCAGTGCTGAAGATGCACCCACCCCTTAGTTCTGAAAAAAACTTGTCTTTTCAGTtgaatgatgaagatgaagacggGGTTCCATTATCACTGGATACTGAAGAGAAGGATACTAGTTCTTGGAGTGAATTTAGCTTACAGGGCAAAATTACATCTCGGGAATCTAGAGAGTGGATGTGCATTCCTATGCTATGGATTGATGTTCTTGTCGACACCAATCTCTCAGTTCTTCCAATATCATTTTCCAAGGCTGTTTTCTGGGCGCGATCTCGTTTTTCTATGGTAGAACCAGAGAGTAGTGCAGAAATGGCTCTTCCAGTCAGAACCTGGCTTTCATCCTCTGCTACAGAAATATCTCCAACCTTCGGGTGGAAGGTTCCTACTGGTTCTGATGATGGGGGAGAGGGGAAGGAGTCAAAAAACTCAATCAAAGTTTCAACAATGCCTCTTCCTTTAGTTCGAATGTTTAATAG GTTAACAGCACATTTTGTGGTTCAAGTGGGGCAGGGGGAACTTCGTAAGCAGTGGACATGGGAACCAAGGATGGGTGAAAGCTTGTTCCTTGCGCTTATAGATCCTGATGAT AATGTGAGGCAATTTGGCAAGTGTATTTTGGAACAGGTTTCCAATACAAGAGGTCTTTCTTGTGGTTTGAATTTCCTTTGTTCTCATCGATCTTCAGTGTCCGCTGTCTTTTTTGGCTTGAGACATGCTGTGAAACTG GTCCAACTCGATACTGTTGTATTAAATTTTCAGACTCTGCatcattttttctttgttcttcgcAAATTGCTTAATGAGGGGGATATTCCAGAATCTGACCACTTAAAAATGGCAAGGTTATCTTCCCAAGGTGGATTTCTTAGGCAGCCAATCTTTGATCCACCGGCTGTGAATGTCAGTGGGCATCCGTCAAATGTAGACTCAAAATTACTGGGAAGGTTTTGTTACTTGCTATCAGAAACTGCATGGCCTTCCATCTGTGGGTGCTTATTAGAAGGAAAAGCTTTTATTAATAACAGTGTTTGTCAG ATGACTTGTGTCCGCATACTCGAGATCATCCCTTGTGTGTTTGAAAGACTATACTTTTTTAGTTATAAACCGTCCGGGATTTCTGGAACATTGGCAAATACTTGTGACTTCTCATGGCTTCATGATATTATGGATTGGGGAAAGTCATCACTTAAAGTTGTAGTCATATACTGGCAACGAACAATCACCTCCTTGCTCAAATTGCTGAAAGGGACATGTAACAGTGCTATGGCATCGACAATCAACATTATCGAAAAAATCATTTCATGTG ACTGTGTTTCCATGGATGAATTGATGGAACAAGTGTCGCTCCTCTCTGTCTCTTTGTCGAAGGAAGCTTCCTCTAGTATTGGAAAGACCAACATCCAGTCAAAGGGTTTATTCCCTGAAGGCCTCTCTCTTGAGAAGAAGTATTCCGTTCCATATGTGAAAAACTTGTCCATTGAGGATCCAGATGTTCAAGTCCCGCACTCTTCCATGGAGGATAACAGAAAGCATAGTAATAATATGATTGTCCTTTCTGATGATGAAACTGAAGTAGTTTTACCAAGTGAGGCAGTTTTATCTGATACTAAGATGAGTCTGTGTATGATGGATGACAAGACAGTGGCTTCTACTGTTGATAAAAGCACTTCATATAATGATTCTGTAAAGAAGAAGCTTTCTGGTGTTGACACTTCCAAGGCTTTGACTGCTTACCAGAAAATAGATGCTACAGATGCTACTGGCCTTGCTTCTCAGAAACAGGATTCTGATAGATCAATAGAAAAACAGCAACCTGTCTCTTTGATCAAATCAAAAGATGTAGATAATAGTAGGAAAGAAATAATCCCTGATTGCAATATAAATGATTCTTTTAAATTCAAGGGTACAGTTAAGTCATCTGACAATGCTGTCAGTTCCAAAAAGTTGAGTCAAGCTTGCAACAATATGTCCCTGAAAGAAGGTTGCGCTTTGTTGAAGCAGATGGTATGTGATGACGAAGAAGATCCATTAGACTCTGCTCTCAACTCAGTCAGACGCCAGCAGTCATTTGTGCCAAAGCCAAGCATTTCTGCTCCCAAGAGACAACTCATTCAGCTTCAATCTCCTTCTCAAAATAGAGCTGGCCATTTACATAGGTTGGAAGGTAGAAAAAGGTTCCAGCCTCCAAGGCTTGATGAATGGTATAGACCTATATTGGAATTGGATTACTTTGCACTGGTAGGAGTAGCATCAGCAAGTGAAAATGATAAACATAAAGTTGCAAAATTAAAGGAGGTTCCTGTGAATTTCCAATCACCTGAACAGTATGTTGGAATTTTTTGTCCATTAGTGTTGGAGGAATTTAAAGCACAGTTACATAGTTCGTTTCTAGAGATGTCTTCATGGGAAGAGGTGTATTTTGGTAGCTTATCAGTGCTTTCAGTTGAAAGAATTGATGATTTTCATCTTGTTCGCTTTGCTCATGATGTCAATGATTCTATAGCATCAAGCAGCTTTTCAGAAAATGACCTTGTATTGCTAACAAAAGAGCCCCCACAAAAATCTTCCCATGATGTTCATATGCTCGGAAAG GTGGAGAGGCGTGAGAGAGACAATAAAAGGAGATTAAATATATTACTCATCAGGTTCTATCTTCTGAGTGGTACTTCACGCTTACATCAAGCCAGAAGGAACCTCCTTGAACGTAGTAAATGGCATGCAAGTCGTGTTATGAACATAACATCTCAACTTCGAGAGTTTCAGGCATTATCATTGATAAAGGATATCCCCTTGCTTCCGATTATTTTGAAGCCTGTCAATGATTCTCTTGATTCTAGTGTAAGCAAGGAAGTAGATCTGAGTAAATTGTCCCTACCCTTGGAGCGAATACTGAAGTCTTCGTTTAATGACAGCCAACTTCAGGCAATTAGTATTGCTACTGCAACACCTAGACGGAAGAAAGATTTCGATTTATCTCTTATTCAGGGTCCTCCAG GTACTGGTAAGACAAGAACTATTCTGGCCATCGTCAGTGCATTGCTTGCTTCTCCTCCACAGAAGATAGATTctgaaaaaaaatttcttgatAGCAGTTCGAAACGAATTTCAGTTCCTAAGATTAACCAGGCTGCTGCTATCGCAAGGGCGTGGCAGGATGCAGCCTTGGCTAGACAACTGAATGAGGATGTACAGAGGAATACAAAGTCTATAGAAAGTTCCATGAGAGGTAGGGTACTCATATGTGCTCAATCTAATGCTGCTGTTGATGAGTTAGTGTCAAGGATTTCTAGCCATGGCCTGTATGGTAGTGATGGAAAGACATATAAGCCATATCTTGTAAGGGTTGGAAATGTGAAAACAGTTCATCCGAATTCGCTTCCATTCTTTCTGGATACAATTGTTGATCAACGTTTGGCAGATGAGAGGATGAAATTGAATGATACAAAGAACGATTTGAGTTTGGAGTCTTCAATTGCATTGCGTGCTAATCTAGAGAAGTTAGTCGACCGTATTAGATTCTATGAAGCCAAACGTGCTAACTTAAGTGATCATAATACTGACCTTAAGTCCTCGGATGATACATGTAAGGAGGATGATGGGAAGGAAATGTCTGATGCAGAAATAGCATTCAAGTTGAGAAAACTGTATGAGGAAAAGAGGCAAATATATAAGGATCTCAGTTCTGTTCAGCAGCAGGAGAAGAAAATTAATGAAGAAATCAAAGGACTTAGATATAAACTGCGGAAGTCTATACTAAGAGAAGCTGAAATAGTGGTAACTACGCTAAGTGGCTGTGGGGGAGACCTTTATGGTGTGTGTTCTGAATCTATGTCAAGTCATAAGTTTAGCAGTCCATCTGAACATACCCTTTTTGATGCTGTTGTTATTGATGAAGCTGCTCAA GCCCTGGAACCTGCAGCTCTGATTCCTCTTCAGCTTTTAAAGTCAACTGGAACCAAATGTATCATG GTTGGTGATCCAAAGCAGCTTCCTGCAACAGTTCTCTCAAATGTTGCTAGTAAATTTCTATTTGAGTGCAGCATGTTTGAACGTTTACAAAGGGCTGGGCACCCAGTTATTATGCTGACCAAACAG GATGCACCCAGACATATGTCTGTTTCCTTCTATGCATTTTTATGA
- the LOC133742433 gene encoding B3 domain-containing protein Os11g0197600-like isoform X1 has protein sequence MYLAGVTIFIQTGTEMGHEFKACVECTEKCLLVHGNKSDASPVITSFVTVMSGNEFSKFMELPPNVARAVSLADQSTVIEDSQGLRWNVAISSMDGSFAFHHGWNAFSLDHDLQLGNILVFTYIRGSHFAVKIYDNSGCELSSFETDQKKRKRDDRDSIFKGGWCYATDKSSMSKDGSGTCGCSDAEISKRLDEVNGKGKAPITTQFASNCDDRKEAGSVNSPVAKDVGSTVIPSDGSELERTLKNSDHEVKVKKEEPSEIHSCTETSGELLSTLAVIPEENEETISAVSTRATKKCRTGDGSGGEEAISRDQRLKPDHPTFVVMMQEPSYLTTALKLDINFAQKYDLSRRNVNLQIPNGSTWPVICSVTSEDGIRYTSEGVARHRYPSWCIREEVARIRYRGWIKFATDNGLQVGDTCVFEMVKQQPEITFLVHIIRATYATKLHFNNISQNMKLRRIP, from the exons ATGTATCTTGCAGGTGTAACAATATTCATCCAAACAGGAACAGAGATGGGTCACGAATTCAAAGCTTGTGTGGAATGCACTGAGAAGTGTTTGCTGGTTCATGGGAACAAGAGTGATGCTTCACCTGTTATAACTTCTTTTGTCACAGTCATGTCTGGAAACGAGTTTTCTAAATTTATG GAATTGCCTCCAAATGTTGCTCGTGCTGTGTCTTTGGCTGATCAATCGACTGTCATTGAAGATTCACAGGGGCTGCGATGGAATGTTGCAATCTCAAGTATGGATGGCTCCTTTGCTTTTCATCATGGATGGAATGCTTTTTCATTAGATCATGACCTACAACTAGGAAATATTCTGGTCTTCACTTACATTAGGGGTTCACATTTTGCTGTTAAAATCTATGATAACTCTGGGTGTGAACTAAGTTCTTTTGAGACCgatcagaagaaaagaaaaagggatgACAGAGATTCTATTTTCAAAGGTGGTTGGTGCTATGCAACTGATAAAAGTTCAATGAGCAAAGACGGTTCAGGCACCTGTGGTTGCTCAGATGCAGAGATAAGTAAACGGTTGGATGAAGTGAATGGCAAGGGGAAAGCTCCAATCACCACACAGTTTGCTTCAAATTGTGATGATAGAAAGGAAGCTGGCTCCGTTAACAGCCCAGTGGCTAAAGATGTAGGGAGTACAGTAATTCCTTCAGATGGATCTGAGTTGGAAAGGACTCTGAAAAATAGCGATCATGAAGTCAAGGTAAAAAAGGAAGAACCTTCTGAAATACATTCATGCACCGAGACCTCTGGAGAACTCTTATCAACACTTGCTGTAATTCcggaagaaaatgaagagacCATCTCTGCTGTGTCAACCAGAGCTACAAAAAAATGCCGCACTGGCGATGGATCAG GAGGTGAGGAAGCGATTTCAAGAGATCAGAGGCTCAAACCCGATCATCCCACTTTTGTTGTCATGATGCAAGAACCCTCCTACCTTACAACTGCCTTG AAACTTGATATAAACTTTGCCCAAAAATATGATTTATCGAGACGCAATGTTAACCTACAGATTCCAAATGGGAGCACTTGGCCTGTTATTTGCTCTGTCACCAGCGAAGACGGAATCCGCTACACCAGCGAAGGAGTTGCAAGACACCGCTATCCCAGTTGGTGTATCAGAGAAGAAGTTGCAAGAATCCGCTATCGTGGTTGGATAAAATTTGCAACAGACAATGGGCTGCAAGTAGGGGATACTTGTGTGTTTGAGATGGTAAAGCAGCAGCCTGAAATAACGTTCTTAGTTCACATAATCCGAGCTACTTACGCTACTAAGCTCCATTTCAACAATATTTCCCAGAACATGAAGTTACGAAGAATTCCGTAG